One genomic region from Henningerozyma blattae CBS 6284 chromosome 2, complete genome encodes:
- the TBLA0B05140 gene encoding membrane-bound O-acyltransferase family protein (similar to Saccharomyces cerevisiae GUP1 (YGL084C) and GUP2 (YPL189W); ancestral locus Anc_6.190): protein MSSLIHAIRDFISVESLDSRVLPKAALHKRLVSSSSSSSSSLKSYKKGRNNEDIGELNHTGNLNVTGTKPLWNTLEFKFYYIMFLIVVPWMILTTMSASNETNQNYYRFERLLSQGWLFGRKVDNSDAQYRFFRDNLVLLSALGIAHVTIKRSVITFTNLSKLTFDLIFGLIFIFAAHGVNSIRIFLHMFILFGISHIFRGQKQFATILLWIYGVGSIFINAKYRTYPFSNFLGILSPLDTGYKGIIERWDVFFNFTLLRLLSYNLDYLERWDNILKDKGGILSNEIESKEMLESKVDYLTERSRLVAPLNIQTYNVYNYVAYSIYTPLFIAGPIITFNDYIYQTLQTLPSINRKRIVSYAIKLVIAILTMEFILHFAYVVAVSKTKAWEGNTPFQNSMIGLVNLNIIWLKLMIPWRLFRLWAMCDQIDTPENMIRCVDNNYSALAFWRAWHRSYNKWVIRYIYIPLGGSKNRILSSLAVFTFVAIWHDVELKLLLWGWLIVLFLLPEMFATQYFAKYRSKPWYRHFCALGAVLNIWLMMIANLFGFCLGADGTAKLLRDMFSSLSGFVFFIASTGCLFIAVQIMFEQREEEKRRGINLKC, encoded by the coding sequence ATGAGTTCTTTAATACATGCAATAAGAGATTTCATTTCTGTAGAGTCTCTAGACTCAAGGGTTTTACCTAAAGCTGCTTTACATAAAAGACTGGTATCAAGCAGTAGCAGTTCTAGTTCATCTCTAAAGAGTTACAAAAAAGGTAGAAACAATGAAGATATTGGTGAATTAAACCATACAGGGAATTTGAACGTAACTGGTACCAAGCCATTGTGGAATACTTtagaattcaaattctatTATATAATGTTTCTAATAGTAGTACCTTGGATGATCCTAACTACTATGTCTGCCAGTAATGaaacaaatcaaaattattatcgtTTCGAAAGATTGTTATCTCAAGGTTGGTTGTTTGGAAGAAAAGTAGACAACAGTGATGCTCAATATAGATTTTTCAGAGACAACTTAGTCTTGTTAAGTGCATTGGGGATAGCTCATGTTACCATTAAGAGATCTGTTATAACATTCACTAATTTAAGCAAATTAACCtttgatttaatattcgggttgatatttatatttgcaGCTCATGGTGTTAATtcaattagaatatttCTTCATATGTTTATCTTATTTGGAATTTCTCATATCTTTAGAGGTCAAAAACAATTTGCAACGATATTGTTATGGATTTATGGTGTTGGctcaatatttattaacgCTAAATATAGAACTTATCCATTTAGTAACTTCCTAGGTATTTTATCACCTTTAGATACTGGCTATAAAGGTATTATTGAAAGATGGGatgtttttttcaattttactCTATTGAGACTTTTAAGTTATAATTTAGACTACTTAGAAAGGTGGGATAACATCTTAAAAGATAAAGGTGGGATATTATCCAATGAAATTGAATCCAAGGAAATGCTGGAAAGCAAAGTTGATTATTTAACAGAAAGATCTAGATTAGTAGCACCTTTGAATATTCAAACTTATAACGTCTACAATTATGTAGCTTACTCCATATACACTCCATTATTCATCGCAGGCCCAATAATTACTTTCAATGATTACATTTATCAAACTTTACAAACTTTACCTTcaattaatagaaaaagaatCGTCTCATATGCAATTAAATTAGTAATTGCTATTTTAACCATGGAATTTATCTTACATTTTGCATATGTGGTCGCAGTGTCAAAGACTAAAGCTTGGGAAGGTAACACTCCATTCCAAAATTCCATGATCGGGTTagttaatttaaatataatttggttaaaattaatgattccATGGAGATTATTCAGATTATGGGCTATGTGTGATCAAATCGATACCCCAGAAAATATGATACGTTGTGtggataataattataGTGCTCTAGCCTTCTGGAGAGCTTGGCATAGAAGTTACAATAAATGGGTGATTCGTTACATTTATATCCCATTAGGTGGCTctaaaaatagaattttatCATCTTTAGCTGTTTTCACATTTGTTGCTATATGGCATGAtgttgaattaaaattactGCTTTGGGGTTGGTTAATTgtcttatttttattaccaGAAATGTTTGCAACGCAATATTTCGCCAAATATAGAAGTAAACCATGGTATAGACATTTCTGTGCTTTAGGTGCTGtgttaaatatttggtTGATGATGATAGCTAATTTGTTTGGATTCTGTTTAGGTGCGGATGGCACTGCTAAACTTCTACGTGATATGTTTAGTTCCTTATCTGGTTTCGTTTTTTTCATTGCTTCGACAGGATGTTTGTTTATTGCAGTACAAATTATGTTTGAACAAagagaagaagaaaagagaAGAGGTATCAATTTAAAGTGCTGA
- the NAB3 gene encoding Nab3p (similar to Saccharomyces cerevisiae NAB3 (YPL190C); ancestral locus Anc_6.193), giving the protein MDDNQALPTVNADPNKMESSVNNEVMNSDTKLNEDSETGQLYNDEDNKEDGDDQSKGENNEFSYEESNTNVDANEPYNSNESEEESNVDATNNSVAVSSDEDNNKNTDINAKEVSPVNSEASSSSDVEKEKEDDDEDDDEDDDEDDDDDDDDDDDDDDDDANDEVEIENDNNDNDKPVSNDMSQSASPSIPNDMTDNNSLSTAPTESTPAATPSTNPNSELIEKQIKYVMDSKMLTLPEFKYLTDKEKVSAILTLINSNPDTSMPFVASEQANSYDDTTADKRGVIGDNGNSNSSLSSSNLNTPANPNKKQKPAKYAKTDLSQPMNQVEKERYAIYLRGENKITEMHNIPPKSRLFIGNLPLKNVSKEDLFRIFSPYGYILQINIKNAYGFIQYDNPTSVKEAIEWESDDLNFGKKLILEVSSSNSRPQFDHGDHGTNSSSTFISSTKRPFYNEEGEMYGESAKKTKLLVPACVIYVKRAVDRGYATDVFNSFRRGTGLETDMFFLKPKMELKKMINSAAYDGVWGVILINKTRNVDLQTFFKTPQGDTKFDEYIGISIDDAINVFNNMKNQRNGGQGQSIQDGPQQKLVGYMQAPQIQGPPQMRMIDSRRGPIPPPQQQQQPMRNPQSGYYGNGNNNSYNDYNDDYYNNRSHNNSGYAPPGQQQSSYGALPPHQQQAYGLPPSNQNYNSGNMQSQIPQMSRYDNYQGSGRGMGQPQAAPPQQQQQQQPTSMDQQQLLSTIQNLPPSVVSNLLSMAQQQQSQPQPHDQQKLLDMIQSMQSQQQPGGNAMNMNYNSTGPNSLPAQPYSNSPYQQNTSLNQSLPQNTMQQQPNQQIPQQPLQQSPPPAQQEASTNVQSLLDSLAKLQK; this is encoded by the coding sequence atgGATGATAATCAGGCGCTACCCACTGTAAATGCAGACCCCAATAAAATGGAATCTAGCGTAAATAATGAGGTTATGAACTCTGACACTAAACTAAATGAAGATTCTGAAACTGGGCAACTGtataatgatgaagataataaGGAGGATGGAGACGACCAATCAAAGGGGGAAAATAACGAATTTTCATATGAAGAAAGCAATACCAACGTGGACGCTAATGAGCCttataattcaaatgaatctgaagaagaatcGAATGTAGATGCTACAAATAATTCGGTAGCCGTATCTTCTGATGAGGATAATAACAAGAATACAGATATAAATGCTAAAGAAGTATCACCAGTAAACAGTGAAGCTTCTTCTAGTAGTGATGTggagaaagaaaaagaagatgatgatgaagatgatgatgaagatgatgatgaagatgatgatgacgatgatgatgacgatgatgatgacgacGATGATGATGCTAATGATGAAGTTGagatagaaaatgataataatgataacgACAAGCCTGTTTCTAATGACATGAGTCAGTCTGCCTCGCCTTCAATCCCTAATGATATGactgataataattcactCTCGACTGCACCTACCGAATCAACTCCTGCAGCAACACCCTCTACTAATCCAAATTctgaattaattgaaaaacaaattaaatatgTAATGGATAGTAAAATGCTTACTTTACcagaatttaaatatttaacagataaagaaaaagtttCTGCAATTTTAACCCTAATCAACTCGAACCCAGATACATCCATGCCATTTGTTGCTTCTGAACAAGCCAATAGTTATGATGATACTACAGCTGATAAAAGAGGAGTTATTGGTGATAATggtaattcaaattcttcattgtCATCCTCTAACCTCAATACACCTGCTAATCCAAataaaaagcaaaagccAGCTAAGTATGCAAAAACCGACTTAAGTCAACCAATGAATCAAGTTGAAAAGGAAAGATACGCAATTTATTTAAGAggggaaaataaaattaccGAGATGCACAACATCCCTCCAAAATCTAGATTATTTATCGGTAATCTTCCATTGAAGAATGTTTCTAAGGAAGACTTATTCAGAATTTTTTCTCCTTATGGTTATATTTTGCAAATTAACATTAAAAATGCATATGGGTTTATTCAATATGATAATCCAACAAGTGTTAAAGAAGCCATTGAATGGGAATctgatgatttaaattttggtaaaaaattaattttagaagTCTCTAGTTCCAATAGTAGACCACAATTTGATCATGGTGATCATGGTACGAATAGTAGCTCAACTTTTATTTCCTCAACTAAAAGACCATTTTACAATGAAGAAGGCGAAATGTATGGTGAAAGTGCTAAAAAGACTAAACTTTTAGTTCCTGCATGTGTTATCTATGTTAAAAGAGCTGTTGATCGTGGATATGCTACAGATGTCTTTAATAGTTTTAGAAGAGGTACTGGGTTAGAAACTGATATGTTCTTTCTGAAACCAAAAatggaattgaaaaaaatgatcaATAGTGCAGCTTATGATGGTGTTTGGGGTGTTATATTGATTAATAAGACACGTAATGTTGACCTGCAGACATTCTTTAAGACACCTCAAGGTGATACCAAGTTTGATGAATACATTGGTATTTCGATCGATGATGCTATTAAtgtctttaataatatgaaaaatcaaagaaaTGGTGGCCAAGGGCAATCTATTCAAGATGGACCTCAACAAAAATTAGTAGGATATATGCAAGCTCCACAGATTCAAGGTCCACCACAGATGCGTATGATAGATAGTAGACGTGGACCTATTCCACCACCACAACAACAGCAGCAACCCATGCGTAATCCTCAAAGTGGTTACTATGGTAATGGCAATAACAACAGTTATAATGACTATAATgatgattattataataacaGATCTCATAACAATTCAGGATATGCTCCACCGGGACAACAGCAATCATCATATGGTGCTCTACCGCCACATCAACAACAAGCTTATGGTTTACCACCATCTAACCAAAACTACAATTCTGGTAATATGCAATCACAAATTCCACAAATGTCTCGTTATGATAACTATCAAGGAAGTGGTAGAGGAATGGGGCAACCACAAGCAGCACCACCAcaacagcagcagcagcagcagccAACATCAATGgatcaacaacaattattgTCCACTATTCAAAACTTGCCACCTAGTGTTGTCTCTAATCTACTAAGTATGgctcaacaacaacaaagCCAACCACAGCCACATGATCAACAAAAGCTGTTGGATATGATTCAATCAATGCAATCTCAACAACAACCAGGTGGTAACGCtatgaatatgaattatAATAGTACGGGCCCAAATTCTCTTCCTGCGCAACCATATTCCAACTCACCTTATCAACAAAATACAAGTTTGAATCAATCGCTCCCACAAAATACCATGCAACAACAACCAAATCAACAGATACCTCAACAACCTCTACAACAGTCTCCTCCACCTGCTCAACAAGAAGCCAGTACCAACGTACAAAGTTTATTGGATAGCTTAGCTAAATTGCAAAAGTAA
- the LCL3 gene encoding Lcl3p (similar to Saccharomyces cerevisiae YGL085W; ancestral locus Anc_6.189), which produces MGDNTSNTLVYSSSINAYGTIVLSLILTGSIFGTYTIFNKYLKQYTKATDIPSSVFKRQWLYGKVTSVGDGDNFHFFHLPGGVLGGWGWLRSVPQLMKNEQNLTNSSKTTTKKSTDTLTSKFAFWNTNKNIKQRGKYSSKHFLGLEVPYKNKRGLSTISVRICGVDAPERAHFGNKTQPFGDEALIWLSHTILNRYVYIKPLSVDQYNRCVSKVMYLTWSGWKNVSVEMVKQGLAIVYEGKLTAEFDGEEDIYRYHEAIAKANKRGVWSLKELRNSR; this is translated from the coding sequence atGGGGGATAATACTAGCAATACCTTAGTTTACTCTAGTAGCATCAATGCATATGGAACTATAGTTTTATCTCTAATTTTAACAGGATCAATATTTGGTACTTatactatttttaataaatatttaaaacaatataCAAAGGCAACTGATATCCCTTCTTCTGTTTTCAAGAGACAATGGTTATATGGTAAAGTTACATCTGTTGGAGATGGCGataatttccattttttcCATTTACCAGGTGGTGTATTAGGAGGCTGGGGTTGGTTAAGATCAGTTCCtcaattaatgaaaaatgaacAAAACCTAACAAATTCCTCTAAAACTACcacaaaaaaaagtactGACACATTAACTAGCAAATTTGCTTTTTGgaatacaaataaaaatattaaacaaaGAGGTAAATATTCATCGAAACATTTTCTTGGACTAGAGGTGCcatataagaataaaagaGGACTCTCTACCATATCAGTCAGAATATGTGGTGTTGATGCTCCAGAGAGAGCTCACTTTGGGAATAAAACACAGCCATTTGGAGATGAAGCTTTAATATGGTTAAGTCatacaattttaaatcGATACGTCTATATCAAGCCACTTTCTGTTGATCAATATAATCGTTGTGTATCCAAAGTTATGTATTTAACTTGGAGTGGTTGGAAGAACGTAAGTGTGGAAATGGTGAAACAAGGATTAGCCATTGTATATGAAGGTAAACTCACAGCTGAATTCGATGGGGAAGAAGATATTTATCGCTACCATGAGGCAATTGCAAAGGCCAATAAAAGAGGCGTTTGGTCACTAAAAGAACTTCGAAACTCCCGGTGa
- the SCY1 gene encoding Scy1p (similar to Saccharomyces cerevisiae SCY1 (YGL083W); ancestral locus Anc_6.191) — protein sequence MMFWSTKTGISANYSFSSSPTFSAEPWSIYTARPKSGSNSSIPPKVSVFMFDKKQYENYLLNYGIIKSRSSSADKNILEEGYEVLRNQVSNLAKMKHPNILTLIEPLEEHSKNFLFVTEYVTGSLETVFSNPDEEQNFLQGHVKEDVIIHRGIYQMVHALDFIQNRALSVHMDIQPRSVFINKNADWKLSGLGFLVKLPKDTQQAEHFLPQYDPRIPAFMHIDYNYTAPEIVLDNSVSFKSDFFSLGCLIYLLYSGQNLLNTENSSSEYKDEYIKFERKVSTMSWDTVFAKLPVKLRQCIPKLMNRDLYSRYDSITDFLDSDFFKDPMIRTLNFLDDLPTKSNEDKLIFLDGLSELLPKFPNSLLQRKFLSVLLNLINQLCAEKSPNARCISVDFDIIIKIGASLSQLSFQERIYPIISSKIVFPVLLKYANISFIDNLAILKEKIKQQDFLEGVLKPLLTHVLQDMDGDAAVLPQEKILAGMPLILETLDFLTVKNFLLPLISKLFTKTTSLKVKITCVSCFSLLIEKKTIDNYIVCDDILPLFKSMKSRDARILGKSLQLFEIIPTVVTDENVLVEQLLPLMWNYSMAQTLNSKQYSDYTKVINKLSIEIQNNHLSTLQKTTTNEPNNGARSFNRIIEPELETKKIDKEEEIAKNIHAPVMEPTRTISGGNSKSLNSMRMQQEQNKQRSNKPSILTSRTNNSNNSKNNMTPMNLNKQSPLIQSNSKSSSYDTVKTLSSKLPVRDTQATNSFGRTTTNSSYNSVSGSSLSNLDINNNYTSTHMHTTNMVNTNTSILQPQNNINANTYGSNNNSSLPPGFSFALQPNKKPDSRQTSSTMNSNTTTNNNNNNNNNNYNTGSFGDSLI from the coding sequence ATGATGTTTTGGTCAACAAAGACAGGCATAAGTGCcaattattcattttcatcgtCCCCTACTTTTTCTGCAGAACCATGGAGTATATATACCGCAAGACCCAAATCTGGTTCCAATTCATCTATTCCTCCAAAAGTGTCAGTATTTATGTTCGATAAGAAACaatatgaaaattatttattgaattatgGTATCATTAAATCACGTTCTTCTTCAGCAGACAAAAATATACTTGAAGAAGGTTATGAAGTGCTTCGTAATCAAGTCAGTAATTTAGCGAAAATGAAACATCCAAATATATTGACATTAATTGAACCTTTGGAAGAGCACAGTAAAAACTTCTTATTTGTTACAGAATATGTTACTGGGTCATTAGAAACTGTATTTTCTAATCCTGATGAAGAACAAAATTTCTTGCAAGGTCATGTCAAAGAAGACGTTATTATCCATAGAGGTATTTATCAAATGGTTCATGCATTGGATTTCATACAAAATAGAGCTTTGTCAGTCCATATGGATATTCAACCAAGATCTGTctttatcaataaaaatgCAGATTGGAAATTATCCGGGTTAGGGTTCTTAGTCAAATTACCTAAAGATACACAACAAGCAGAACATTTCTTACCACAATATGATCCAAGAATTCCTGCATTTATGCATATTGATTATAACTACACAGCTCCAGAAATTGTATTGGATAACTCTGTGTCTTTTAAAAGTGATTTTTTCTCCCTAGGttgtttaatatatttattatattctggtcaaaatttattaaatacaGAAAACTCTTCTTCTGAATATAAAGATgaatatatcaaatttgaaagaaaagtGAGTACCATGTCATGGGATACAGTTTTTGCTAAATTACCTGTCAAATTAAGACAATGTATTCCAAAACTGATGAATAGAGATCTTTATTCACGTTACGATAGTATCACAGATTTCTTAGATAgtgattttttcaaagatcCAATGATTAGaactttaaatttcttGGATGATTTGCCCACAAAGAGTAAcgaagataaattaatctttttaGATGGATTATCTGAATTATTACCCAAATTCCCCAATTCTTTAttacaaagaaaatttttatcagtgttgttaaatttaattaatcaattatGTGCAGAAAAATCACCCAATGCACGTTGTATATCAGTAGATTTtgatatcatcatcaaaattGGGGCATCGTTATCTCAATTATCATTCCAAGAACGTATTTatccaataatttcaagtaaaattgttttccctgtattattgaaatatgcAAATATATCATTTATTGATAACTTGGCCATcttaaaggaaaaaattaaacaacaAGATTTCTTAGAGGGAGTCTTAAAGCCATTATTAACTCATGTATTACAAGATATGGATGGTGATGCAGCAGTGTTGCCACAAGAAAAGATCTTGGCAGGAATGCCATTAATTTTGGAAACTTTAGATTTTTTGACtgttaaaaatttcttgttACCGctaatttctaaattatttactaAAACAACAAGtttaaaagttaaaatCACTTGTGTTTCATGTTTCAgcttattaattgaaaagaaaacaattgataattatattgtCTGTGATGATATTTTACCATTATTCAAATCGATGAAAAGTCGAGATGCTAGAATCTTGGGTAAATCACtacaattatttgaaataatacCGACAGTGGTTACAGATGAAAACGTTTTAGTGGAACAATTATTGCCTTTAATGTGGAATTATTCTATGGCACAAACTTTAAATAGTAAACAATATTCCGACTATACAAAggtaattaataaattatctattgaaattcaaaataatcatttatCAACATTACAAAAGACTACCACAAATGAACCAAATAATGGAGCCAGATcatttaatagaattataGAGCCAGAATTAgaaaccaaaaaaatagataaagaagaagaaatagcCAAAAACATCCATGCCCCCGTTATGGAACCCACCAGGACAATTTCAGGTGGAAATTCGAAATCTCTGAATTCAATGAGAATGCAACAAgaacaaaataaacaaCGTTCAAATAAACCATCTATTTTAACATCAAGAAcaaataatagcaataacTCTAAAAACAATATGACTCCAATGAACTTAAACAAACAAAGTCCATTAATTCAAAGcaattcaaaatcatcGAGCTATGACACTGTCAAGACACTTTCTTCAAAGTTACCTGTACGTGATACACAAGCTACCAATTCGTTCGGAAGAACCACTACTAATTCTTCGTATAATTCAGTATCGGGatcttcattatctaaTCTAGACATCAATAATAACTATACCTCTACCCATATGCATACAACTAATATGGTTAATACTAATACCAGTATTTTACAACCTCAAAATAACATCAATGCAAATACATATGGTTCAAATAACAATTCATCACTCCCACCAGGATTTTCTTTTGCCTTGCAACCAAATAAAAAGCCAGACAGTAGACAGACGAGTTCTACTATGAATAGTAATACGAccactaataataataataataataataataataattataatactGGAAGTTTTGGAGATTCACTTATATAG